A section of the Rossellomorea marisflavi genome encodes:
- a CDS encoding sugar ABC transporter permease, with protein sequence MKKQKIIRLTLSYLVIGIMFAVILYPVAWIIGSSFNPGQSLSGSSIIPKNATLAHYKELFNLEESNYMLWYWNSLKVSLSTMALTVCLVSLTAYAFSRYRFVGRKNGLMAFLVLQMIPNFAALIAIFVLALLTGLLDSHLGLILVYVGGQIPMNTWLMKGYLDTIPKELDESAKIDGAGHLRIFLQIVMPLAKPIIAVVALFSFISPFADFIIASILLRSEKMYTLPVALYDMVAKQFGAEFTTFAAGSVLIAVPIALLFLFFQKYFVSGLTAGGTKG encoded by the coding sequence ATGAAAAAACAAAAAATCATCCGGTTGACTCTATCGTATCTTGTCATTGGCATCATGTTCGCGGTGATACTGTATCCTGTCGCATGGATCATCGGTTCCTCATTCAATCCGGGGCAGAGCTTGTCCGGTTCGAGCATCATCCCTAAAAATGCGACCCTTGCCCACTACAAGGAGCTATTCAATTTGGAAGAAAGCAACTATATGCTTTGGTACTGGAATTCCTTGAAGGTGAGTCTCTCGACCATGGCCCTGACCGTGTGCCTTGTGAGTTTGACGGCATATGCCTTTTCCCGCTACCGTTTCGTCGGACGGAAAAATGGGTTGATGGCCTTCCTCGTTCTGCAGATGATTCCGAACTTTGCAGCGCTGATTGCCATTTTCGTCCTGGCGCTTTTGACAGGACTCCTTGACAGCCATCTCGGACTCATCCTCGTTTATGTGGGAGGACAGATCCCGATGAACACATGGCTGATGAAGGGATACCTTGACACCATCCCGAAGGAACTTGACGAATCGGCGAAGATTGACGGTGCAGGACATCTCAGGATCTTCCTGCAGATCGTCATGCCACTTGCAAAACCGATCATCGCCGTTGTGGCCCTGTTTTCATTCATCTCTCCGTTCGCAGACTTTATCATTGCAAGCATCCTGCTTCGTTCAGAGAAGATGTATACGCTTCCCGTGGCGCTGTATGATATGGTCGCCAAGCAATTCGGGGCGGAATTCACAACGTTTGCAGCAGGTTCTGTCCTGATTGCTGTACCGATTGCCCTACTTTTCCTTTTCTTCCAGAAATACTTCGTTTCAGGATTGACGGCAGGGGGCACGAAAGGATAA
- a CDS encoding P-II family nitrogen regulator, translating into MKKVEAIIRAEAFINLREALSTRGFSGLTVSEAAGCGKQKGKQGIFRGNKFEIKLVPRIKVEMVIDDDQVEDIIDLIVEYCSTNTVGDGKIFIFPVEEVIRIRTGERGKQAVL; encoded by the coding sequence ATGAAAAAAGTGGAAGCGATTATTCGCGCAGAGGCATTCATCAACTTACGTGAAGCACTGAGCACCAGAGGATTCAGTGGATTGACCGTATCAGAAGCAGCCGGCTGCGGCAAACAAAAAGGGAAACAAGGGATATTCAGGGGCAATAAATTCGAAATCAAGCTGGTCCCCCGTATCAAGGTCGAAATGGTCATTGACGATGATCAAGTCGAAGATATCATTGATCTGATTGTCGAGTACTGCAGCACCAACACGGTAGGTGACGGTAAGATCTTCATCTTCCCCGTGGAGGAGGTCATCCGGATCCGCACTGGAGAAAGAGGCAAGCAAGCCGTATTATGA
- a CDS encoding LacI family DNA-binding transcriptional regulator, producing the protein MAITIKDVARLADVAPSTVSRVIANNPRISEKTKKKVREAMTELGYHPNFIARSLANQSTQVLGLVMPGSTSTFSQNPFFPTVLRGLSEGAHKEQYALQMSTGQTEEEIYEGIVQMVQGGRVDGIVLLYSRVEDRVMNYLRERDFPFVMIGKPYKYAEEITHVDNDNFRATKEVTEHLLNLGHTCIGFIGGDLNLVVTVERLLGYEKALGEAGLELHDDYIIHEEFLREGGREAINELMQLDEPPTALVVADDLMALGVLNTLDEMGITVPDDISIVSFNNVLLAEMSRPPLTSVDINIFKLGNEAAKNLIQKIKDPLEPVKRIIVPHCIVERQSCTRKR; encoded by the coding sequence ATGGCGATTACCATAAAGGATGTGGCAAGGCTTGCGGACGTTGCTCCTTCGACGGTTTCCCGCGTCATTGCCAATAATCCAAGAATCAGTGAGAAGACGAAGAAGAAGGTGAGGGAAGCCATGACCGAGCTCGGATATCACCCTAACTTCATCGCCAGAAGCCTCGCCAATCAATCGACACAGGTCCTGGGTCTGGTCATGCCCGGGTCCACGAGCACATTTTCACAGAATCCATTTTTCCCAACCGTGTTGAGGGGCCTTAGTGAAGGCGCCCATAAAGAACAATATGCGCTGCAAATGTCCACTGGCCAGACCGAGGAGGAAATCTATGAGGGCATCGTCCAGATGGTCCAGGGGGGAAGGGTGGACGGGATCGTCCTTCTATACTCCAGGGTGGAAGACCGGGTGATGAACTACCTGAGAGAAAGGGATTTTCCCTTTGTGATGATCGGGAAGCCATACAAGTATGCCGAAGAAATCACCCATGTGGACAATGACAATTTCCGGGCGACAAAAGAGGTGACCGAGCATCTGTTGAATCTCGGGCATACGTGCATCGGATTCATCGGTGGAGATCTGAACCTGGTAGTGACGGTCGAACGATTATTAGGCTATGAAAAAGCGCTGGGTGAGGCCGGACTTGAGCTTCATGATGACTACATCATCCATGAGGAGTTCCTCCGGGAAGGCGGCCGGGAAGCCATCAATGAGCTGATGCAGCTCGATGAACCTCCGACGGCCCTGGTGGTGGCAGATGATCTGATGGCTCTGGGGGTACTCAATACCCTGGACGAGATGGGGATCACGGTGCCGGATGATATCTCCATCGTCAGCTTCAATAACGTCCTGCTGGCGGAAATGTCCCGTCCACCCCTGACCTCGGTTGATATCAACATCTTCAAACTTGGGAATGAAGCAGCGAAGAACCTGATCCAGAAAATCAAAGATCCTCTCGAGCCGGTCAAGCGGATCATCGTTCCCCATTGCATAGTGGAGCGGCAATCGTGCACGCGTAAGAGGTAA
- a CDS encoding MATE family efflux transporter, with translation MDTKKRMTLFALTWPIFIEILLHMLMGNADTLMLSQYSDRSVAAVGVSNQILSLIIVMFGFIATGTAILVAQHIGAREHAISGEVALVSLVTNLAFGVLLSAILLLTGKGILDIMGLPRELMDEASGYLRIVGGFIFIQALIMTAGAILRSYGYTKDAMYITIGMNILNVAGNYLFIFGPFGLPVLGVEGVAISTIASRFVGLVVSIIVIKKRIPSALPLNKLGHIPVRHMKNLLKIGIPSAGEQLSYNGSQMVITYFIVSIGTYALTTKVYAQNLMMFIFLFSVAISQGTQIMIGHMIGARQYEDAYARCLKSLKIAIIISLCMAGIVSIAAEPLLGIFTSNEEIISSAKVLIYLTLLLEPGRSFNLVVINALRAAGDVKFPVYLGIASMWGVGVPLSYLLGITLELGLVGVWISFIADEWLRGLLMLRRWRTRTWIHKGFVRNEKAV, from the coding sequence ATGGACACAAAAAAACGAATGACCTTGTTTGCCCTCACGTGGCCGATCTTCATTGAAATCCTTCTTCACATGCTCATGGGGAATGCCGATACCCTCATGCTCAGTCAATATTCAGATCGTTCCGTTGCAGCCGTTGGGGTATCGAATCAGATCCTCTCCCTTATCATCGTGATGTTCGGTTTCATCGCAACCGGCACGGCGATCCTGGTGGCCCAGCACATCGGAGCCAGAGAGCATGCCATATCCGGTGAAGTCGCTCTCGTCTCCCTTGTCACGAACCTTGCATTCGGAGTGCTACTGAGCGCCATCCTTCTGCTGACAGGAAAAGGCATCCTGGACATCATGGGGCTTCCGCGGGAACTGATGGATGAAGCATCCGGTTACCTCAGGATCGTCGGAGGATTCATCTTCATCCAGGCCCTCATCATGACGGCAGGGGCCATCCTCAGGAGTTACGGATATACAAAAGACGCTATGTACATCACCATCGGCATGAACATCCTGAATGTAGCAGGAAATTATCTATTCATATTTGGCCCATTCGGCTTACCGGTCCTTGGAGTGGAAGGCGTGGCGATCTCCACCATCGCCTCCCGCTTCGTCGGCCTTGTCGTAAGCATCATAGTCATCAAGAAGCGCATCCCTTCAGCCCTGCCGTTGAACAAGCTGGGGCACATCCCTGTCCGTCATATGAAGAATCTGCTGAAGATCGGGATTCCATCTGCCGGTGAACAATTATCATACAACGGCTCACAAATGGTGATCACCTACTTCATCGTGAGTATCGGAACCTATGCCTTGACAACCAAAGTATACGCACAGAACCTGATGATGTTCATTTTTCTTTTCAGCGTGGCCATCAGTCAAGGCACACAGATCATGATCGGACATATGATCGGCGCCCGGCAATACGAGGACGCCTACGCACGGTGCCTAAAAAGTCTCAAAATCGCCATCATCATTTCACTGTGCATGGCAGGAATCGTCTCGATTGCAGCAGAACCACTATTGGGGATCTTCACTTCCAACGAGGAAATCATCTCTTCGGCTAAGGTCCTGATCTATCTCACCCTTCTCCTGGAACCAGGGAGAAGCTTCAATCTCGTTGTCATCAATGCATTGAGGGCAGCCGGTGATGTTAAGTTCCCTGTTTATCTCGGCATCGCCTCGATGTGGGGTGTCGGGGTTCCCCTTTCCTATCTCCTCGGCATCACTCTTGAGCTCGGGCTCGTCGGCGTTTGGATCTCCTTCATAGCAGACGAATGGCTCAGGGGCCTTCTCATGCTGAGGCGTTGGCGTACCAGAACTTGGATCCATAAAGGATTTGTCAGGAATGAAAAGGCCGTTTGA
- a CDS encoding SDR family oxidoreductase — MTQQNKQQFPPQHQDHQPGTIDEMNPQPIHTDQNYKGSGKLDGKVALITGGDSGIGRSVAWYFAREGADVVISYLDEHEDAQKTKELVEAEGVSCELLPGDIGDSHFCKELVEKTISRFGKLDVLVNNAAEQHPQAGLEEIDDEQLERTFRTNIFSMFYVTRAALPHLKEGASIINTASITAYKGSKDLIDYSATKGAIVSFTRSLADNIASKGIRVNGVAPGPIWTPLIPSTFTSEKVSQFGGNTPMARAGQPFELAPAYVYLASTDSTYVSGQMIHVNGGMIVNG; from the coding sequence TTGACCCAACAAAATAAACAGCAGTTCCCCCCTCAGCACCAGGATCACCAGCCCGGTACAATCGATGAAATGAACCCCCAGCCGATTCATACCGATCAAAATTACAAAGGCAGCGGCAAACTGGACGGGAAAGTAGCCCTTATAACGGGAGGAGACAGCGGAATCGGACGTTCTGTTGCGTGGTATTTCGCCCGTGAAGGAGCAGATGTGGTCATTTCCTATCTTGATGAACATGAAGATGCACAGAAAACGAAAGAGCTCGTTGAAGCGGAAGGGGTCAGCTGTGAGCTCCTCCCGGGTGATATCGGGGATTCCCATTTCTGCAAAGAGCTTGTGGAAAAGACGATCTCCCGCTTCGGCAAACTGGACGTTCTCGTGAACAATGCAGCCGAGCAGCATCCGCAAGCGGGTCTTGAAGAGATCGATGATGAACAGCTGGAGCGCACGTTCAGGACCAATATCTTCTCCATGTTCTATGTGACCCGTGCTGCCCTTCCCCACTTGAAAGAGGGAGCTTCCATCATCAATACGGCATCCATCACCGCGTATAAAGGCAGTAAAGACCTGATTGATTATTCGGCCACCAAGGGGGCCATTGTCAGTTTCACCCGCTCCCTTGCCGACAATATCGCTTCCAAGGGCATCAGGGTGAATGGAGTGGCTCCGGGGCCGATCTGGACGCCGCTCATCCCTTCCACCTTCACCTCGGAGAAGGTTTCACAGTTCGGCGGCAATACACCGATGGCAAGAGCGGGACAACCATTCGAGCTTGCACCTGCATACGTATACCTAGCGAGTACAGACTCCACATACGTTTCAGGTCAGATGATCCATGTCAATGGCGGCATGATCGTGAACGGGTGA
- a CDS encoding carbohydrate ABC transporter permease — protein sequence MDQSNPTTKHRKTALALSLIPGLGQLYHRQILKGVFFLIMTLSFILVFKDLISLGLWGITTLGTDVSYGDHSIFLMVYGILAIIVILFGIAFYLYNLRDAYKNGVKRDNGEKIATIREQYRNLVDNGFPYLIMSPGFLLLIFVVIFPIIFVVLLAFTNYDLYHSPPAKLVDWVGIQNFVDIFKIDIWRETFVTVLAWTLVWTLGATTLQVALGIFLAIIVNQKDLKGKAIIRTVLILPWAIPAFVSILVFAGMFNESFGAINRDILGFFGIEGLPWMTEPLFSRIALIMIQMWLGFPFIFAMTTGVLQSIPDELYEAATVDGASAVQKFKNITLPLVLFATAPIIITQYTFNFNNFNVIYLFNGGGPALTGQNAGGTDILISWIYRLTMTSAQYSKAAAITLLLSIIVITVAIWQFKKTKSFQEEDMM from the coding sequence ATGGATCAATCCAATCCTACTACTAAACATAGAAAAACGGCACTGGCCCTATCTCTCATTCCCGGCCTTGGCCAGCTTTACCATCGTCAAATCCTGAAGGGGGTCTTCTTCCTCATCATGACCCTTTCCTTCATCCTAGTGTTCAAGGATCTCATATCCTTAGGGCTCTGGGGTATTACGACCCTGGGTACCGATGTTTCCTATGGTGATCATTCCATCTTCCTTATGGTGTACGGCATTTTGGCCATCATCGTCATCTTATTCGGAATCGCATTCTATCTATATAATCTGAGGGACGCTTATAAGAACGGAGTCAAAAGGGACAATGGAGAGAAGATCGCGACGATCCGCGAACAATATCGGAACCTTGTGGATAATGGTTTTCCCTACCTTATCATGTCGCCGGGATTCCTTCTTCTGATCTTCGTGGTCATTTTCCCGATCATCTTCGTTGTCCTGCTGGCATTCACGAACTATGATCTCTATCACTCTCCGCCTGCAAAACTTGTAGACTGGGTTGGCATCCAGAACTTCGTCGATATCTTCAAGATCGATATCTGGCGTGAAACCTTTGTGACGGTCCTTGCGTGGACGCTGGTCTGGACTTTAGGTGCCACGACCCTGCAAGTGGCTCTTGGAATCTTCTTGGCCATCATCGTGAATCAAAAAGATCTGAAGGGAAAAGCCATCATCCGTACGGTTCTCATCCTGCCGTGGGCCATTCCGGCATTCGTCTCCATCCTCGTCTTCGCCGGGATGTTCAACGAATCATTCGGTGCCATCAATCGTGATATCCTCGGATTCTTCGGAATCGAAGGACTCCCATGGATGACAGAGCCATTATTCTCAAGGATTGCCCTGATCATGATCCAGATGTGGCTTGGCTTCCCGTTCATCTTTGCAATGACGACCGGAGTACTCCAGTCGATCCCGGATGAATTGTACGAAGCTGCGACCGTGGACGGTGCTTCGGCGGTACAAAAGTTCAAGAATATCACACTGCCCCTTGTTTTGTTTGCAACGGCACCGATCATCATCACCCAGTACACATTCAACTTCAACAATTTCAACGTCATTTATCTATTCAACGGTGGCGGTCCGGCACTGACAGGTCAAAATGCCGGCGGTACCGACATCCTGATCTCATGGATCTATCGATTGACCATGACTTCGGCGCAGTATTCAAAGGCTGCAGCCATCACGCTGCTCCTGTCCATCATCGTCATCACAGTGGCCATCTGGCAGTTCAAGAAGACGAAATCATTCCAGGAAGAGGATATGATGTAA
- a CDS encoding alpha-glycosidase: MFLEAIFHQPRDQYAYACTETDLHIRIRTKRGDIHTIRLLHGDPYDWSDGEWQYTDCEMTLTGSDQLFDYWQATVTPSFKRLRYGFLLSDGEEDIFYGEKGFSGEPSFEIGDYFCFPFLNAIDVFSAPEWVKDTVWYQIFPERFANGDPSNDPDGTLEWNSEEPAPDHFFGGDLQGVIDHIDYLKELGINGIYFTPIFKAPSNHKYDTTDYMEIDPHFGSEETLKELIHACHERGIKVMLDAVFNHSGYHFGPFQDVLEKGEASPYKDWFHLHEFPVDPESNPPNYDTFAFEASMPKLNTEHPEVKEYLLNVGRHWVEKFDIDGWRLDVANEVDHQFWRDFRHAVKSIKPDLYILGEVWHDSMAWLRGDQFDAVMNYPFTTNILKLFAHEAISPETFVENMTTVMHMYPQNVTDVNFNLVGSHDTPRILTECGEDVRKLKLLYTFMLTSPGTPCIYYGDEIGLTGGQDPGCRKCFPWDEGQQDLDLHGHVQKLTYLRQEYDLLRNEGVFSFLPTAGEDRHVAFTKSDGDRTILVVLNCSDTDLEFTIPFELKGVPLLNILTGEEFTAEAESIELTLEAYGFAIIKF; the protein is encoded by the coding sequence ATGTTCCTTGAAGCCATTTTTCACCAACCAAGAGATCAATATGCATACGCTTGCACTGAAACAGACCTGCACATCCGTATCCGAACGAAACGGGGCGACATCCACACCATCCGTCTTTTGCACGGTGACCCCTACGATTGGAGCGATGGCGAGTGGCAGTATACCGACTGTGAAATGACTCTTACGGGCAGTGATCAACTCTTTGATTACTGGCAGGCTACCGTCACCCCTTCCTTCAAGCGGCTTCGATATGGTTTTCTCCTTTCGGACGGCGAAGAAGATATTTTTTATGGGGAAAAAGGGTTCAGCGGTGAACCATCATTTGAGATCGGCGACTACTTTTGCTTTCCTTTCCTTAATGCCATCGATGTGTTCAGTGCTCCCGAATGGGTGAAGGATACAGTTTGGTACCAAATATTCCCTGAACGCTTCGCCAATGGGGATCCTTCCAATGATCCTGATGGCACATTGGAATGGAATTCGGAAGAACCGGCCCCCGATCATTTCTTTGGAGGCGACCTTCAGGGGGTCATCGACCATATTGACTATTTAAAGGAGCTGGGGATCAACGGAATTTATTTCACCCCGATCTTCAAAGCCCCATCCAACCACAAATATGATACGACTGATTACATGGAGATTGATCCTCACTTCGGGTCGGAAGAAACCTTGAAGGAACTCATCCATGCTTGTCATGAGCGCGGGATCAAGGTCATGCTTGATGCGGTTTTCAATCATAGCGGTTATCATTTCGGCCCATTCCAAGATGTATTGGAAAAGGGTGAAGCGTCTCCTTATAAGGATTGGTTCCATCTGCACGAATTCCCGGTGGACCCGGAGTCGAATCCTCCCAATTATGATACCTTCGCATTTGAAGCATCCATGCCGAAGTTGAATACGGAACACCCGGAGGTCAAGGAATATCTATTGAACGTCGGGCGTCACTGGGTGGAGAAATTTGATATCGACGGATGGCGGTTGGATGTTGCCAATGAAGTGGACCATCAGTTCTGGAGGGACTTCCGCCATGCCGTGAAATCCATCAAGCCTGACCTCTATATCCTCGGAGAAGTATGGCATGATTCGATGGCATGGCTGAGGGGCGATCAATTCGATGCGGTCATGAATTATCCCTTCACCACCAACATTCTGAAGCTGTTTGCCCACGAAGCCATTTCTCCTGAAACCTTCGTTGAGAACATGACCACCGTCATGCATATGTATCCTCAGAATGTGACCGATGTTAACTTCAATCTTGTGGGAAGCCATGACACCCCGCGGATCTTAACGGAGTGCGGAGAAGATGTCAGGAAGCTGAAGTTGCTGTATACCTTCATGCTCACCTCCCCCGGGACCCCTTGTATCTATTATGGGGATGAGATCGGACTTACGGGCGGACAGGATCCGGGATGCCGCAAATGCTTCCCATGGGACGAGGGACAGCAAGACCTCGATCTTCATGGACATGTGCAAAAACTCACCTATCTCCGCCAGGAATACGATCTCCTGAGGAATGAGGGAGTTTTCAGCTTCCTTCCGACTGCGGGAGAGGACCGCCATGTGGCCTTTACGAAATCGGACGGTGACAGGACGATCCTCGTGGTATTGAATTGTTCCGACACCGACTTGGAATTCACGATTCCATTCGAATTGAAAGGCGTCCCCCTCTTGAACATACTTACCGGGGAGGAGTTCACAGCAGAAGCGGAAAGCATCGAATTAACGCTTGAAGCATACGGTTTCGCCATCATCAAGTTTTAA
- a CDS encoding extracellular solute-binding protein, whose product MKKVVSLFMVLLLVAGVLAACGPNREEGASGDGDKKAENKDKPEKLVVWEDEKKSGWLDEVGKKFTEETGIELEVKEVEMASKMKEQLRLDGPAGTGPDVVTFPHDQIGELALAGHIAPLEVSDDVKKRFTESSILAESYDGKLYGLPKSSETPVFIYNKELMKEAPASMDDVYSFAKDFTKDGNYGFLALWDNFYFAHAPMGGYGGYVFAENDGALDPKDLGLNNDGAVEGTEYIQKWYKEGLFPKGIIGENGGSAMDGLFNEGKVASVMNGPWSFQGYKDAGIDIGVTAMPKLPNGEPMKTFMGVKGWHVSGYSKNKEWAQKFVEFITEDENAKYRFEQTQEVPTNEGLINDSAIAENEGAKAVAEQSKYAVPMPNIPEMGEVWDPMAKSLQTVVTGKQEPKAALDAAVKQIEDNIKANHSN is encoded by the coding sequence GTGAAGAAAGTCGTTTCGTTATTCATGGTCTTGTTGTTGGTAGCAGGGGTATTGGCTGCATGCGGTCCAAACAGGGAAGAAGGTGCATCCGGAGACGGAGACAAGAAGGCGGAAAACAAAGATAAGCCTGAAAAACTGGTCGTCTGGGAAGATGAAAAGAAATCTGGATGGCTGGACGAAGTCGGTAAGAAGTTCACGGAAGAAACAGGCATCGAGCTCGAGGTGAAGGAGGTCGAAATGGCTTCTAAAATGAAAGAGCAGCTGCGCCTCGATGGACCAGCAGGTACGGGTCCAGATGTCGTGACATTCCCGCATGATCAGATCGGGGAACTGGCCCTAGCAGGTCATATTGCGCCACTTGAAGTGTCTGATGACGTCAAGAAGCGTTTCACAGAGTCTTCCATTCTAGCAGAAAGCTATGATGGGAAGCTTTACGGCTTGCCGAAATCGTCTGAAACACCAGTATTCATCTATAACAAAGAATTGATGAAAGAAGCACCTGCATCAATGGATGATGTATACTCCTTCGCAAAAGATTTCACGAAAGATGGCAACTATGGGTTCCTTGCTCTATGGGATAACTTCTACTTTGCCCACGCACCGATGGGTGGATACGGTGGCTATGTGTTCGCTGAAAATGACGGAGCCCTTGATCCGAAAGATCTTGGTTTGAATAACGATGGAGCAGTAGAAGGAACAGAATATATTCAGAAATGGTACAAAGAAGGATTATTCCCTAAAGGAATCATCGGTGAAAACGGTGGATCTGCCATGGACGGATTGTTCAACGAAGGCAAGGTGGCATCTGTCATGAACGGACCATGGTCTTTCCAAGGCTACAAGGATGCTGGGATCGATATCGGTGTCACAGCGATGCCGAAGCTTCCGAACGGTGAGCCGATGAAAACATTCATGGGTGTTAAAGGATGGCATGTATCCGGCTATTCCAAGAACAAAGAATGGGCACAGAAATTCGTTGAGTTCATCACAGAAGATGAAAATGCGAAATATCGTTTTGAACAAACACAGGAAGTACCAACAAACGAAGGCTTGATCAATGATTCTGCGATTGCTGAGAATGAAGGCGCCAAAGCTGTTGCCGAGCAGTCCAAATACGCTGTACCGATGCCGAACATCCCTGAAATGGGTGAAGTTTGGGATCCGATGGCCAAATCACTGCAAACGGTCGTGACAGGCAAGCAGGAGCCGAAAGCGGCCTTGGATGCTGCGGTCAAGCAAATCGAGGATAACATTAAAGCCAACCATTCTAACTGA
- a CDS encoding alpha-amylase family glycosyl hydrolase produces the protein MKRRVLSLILVPFLLFYAHPVGAAEKEERMWQDESIYFLMVDRFNNGDSSNDKNVNANDPLSYQGGDFQGIIDRLDYIQEMGFTAIWLTPIFENQPGGYHGYWTTDYYKTEEHFGSIETFKKLVEEAHKRDMKIILDFVVNHVGPEHPWVTDPAKADWFHEKQTMNFEDEDSVKNAWLYALPDLNTENPEVKEYLIDAAKWWIKETDIDGYRLDTVKHVPKEFWKDFTKEVKAEKDDFYLLGEVFDTDPEKIAEYNGVGIDGFVNVPQAEEMRQVFKKPDTSMDRLFNFWGYNQTFYENPYLMGTFIDNHDMKRFTRLMVEEKEFPGTRWKLALTYMYTTPGIPILYYGSEIAVDGGEDPDNRRLMNFRADKELIDYITRLGELRKTQPALTRGEIEKVYENDGMGIYKRTYKDQTLLIAINNTTETQTIDLTEDQLEADQELKSLLTTDLVRSDGEGTYKIVLDREESEIYELKSKSGLNIPFLVALGIVYVLFMVFLYVVKKRGKKNKHQKE, from the coding sequence ATGAAAAGAAGAGTGTTATCTCTCATTTTAGTCCCGTTTCTTCTTTTTTACGCCCATCCGGTAGGTGCAGCTGAAAAAGAAGAGCGAATGTGGCAGGATGAATCGATTTACTTTTTGATGGTAGACCGATTCAACAATGGGGATTCAAGCAATGACAAAAACGTAAACGCCAACGACCCGCTGAGTTATCAAGGGGGAGATTTCCAGGGGATCATCGATCGCTTGGATTACATTCAGGAGATGGGCTTCACAGCCATCTGGCTCACCCCGATTTTTGAGAATCAGCCTGGGGGATACCATGGATATTGGACCACAGACTATTATAAGACAGAAGAGCATTTCGGCTCGATCGAAACGTTTAAGAAGCTTGTGGAAGAAGCGCATAAACGCGATATGAAGATCATCCTCGATTTTGTGGTGAACCATGTCGGACCTGAGCATCCGTGGGTGACGGATCCTGCCAAGGCAGACTGGTTCCATGAAAAGCAGACGATGAACTTCGAAGATGAAGACAGCGTGAAAAATGCCTGGTTATACGCCCTGCCCGACCTTAATACGGAGAATCCGGAAGTAAAGGAATACCTGATCGATGCCGCTAAGTGGTGGATCAAGGAAACCGATATCGATGGGTATCGCCTTGATACCGTGAAGCACGTACCGAAGGAATTTTGGAAGGATTTCACGAAAGAAGTGAAGGCCGAGAAGGATGATTTTTACCTCTTAGGTGAAGTGTTCGACACGGATCCTGAAAAGATAGCCGAGTATAATGGAGTGGGGATCGATGGATTCGTCAATGTACCCCAGGCCGAGGAAATGCGGCAGGTATTCAAGAAACCGGATACATCCATGGATCGTCTTTTCAATTTCTGGGGATACAATCAGACCTTTTATGAGAACCCTTACTTGATGGGTACCTTCATTGATAACCACGATATGAAAAGGTTCACGCGATTGATGGTGGAAGAGAAGGAGTTCCCGGGAACGAGATGGAAGCTCGCCCTTACCTATATGTATACAACGCCTGGGATCCCGATCCTTTACTATGGTTCTGAAATTGCCGTCGATGGGGGAGAAGATCCTGACAACCGAAGGCTGATGAATTTCCGGGCTGATAAAGAACTCATCGATTACATCACCCGCCTTGGGGAGCTGCGGAAGACCCAACCCGCTCTCACAAGGGGAGAGATTGAAAAGGTATACGAAAATGACGGCATGGGAATCTACAAGAGGACCTATAAAGATCAAACCCTGCTGATCGCCATCAATAATACGACGGAAACACAAACGATCGATTTGACGGAAGATCAGCTAGAAGCAGATCAAGAGCTGAAGAGTCTCCTGACAACGGATCTTGTCAGGAGCGACGGTGAAGGGACCTATAAAATCGTCCTCGACCGTGAGGAATCGGAGATCTATGAGCTGAAGAGTAAGTCCGGGCTCAATATCCCATTCCTCGTCGCTCTTGGGATAGTCTACGTATTATTCATGGTATTCCTATATGTAGTGAAAAAACGCGGTAAAAAGAATAAGCATCAGAAAGAATAG